The Bordetella sp. FB-8 genome includes a window with the following:
- a CDS encoding CsbD family protein yields the protein MNKDQVKGRIDQAKGKVREAAGKVTGSTLTQTKGKAEQVAGKTQASFGDAKEQAKKRG from the coding sequence ATGAACAAAGACCAAGTAAAGGGCCGCATTGACCAGGCCAAAGGCAAGGTTAGGGAAGCGGCTGGCAAAGTCACCGGCAGCACCTTGACGCAAACAAAAGGCAAAGCGGAACAAGTCGCCGGGAAAACGCAGGCGTCTTTTGGCGATGCTAAAGAGCAAGCGAAAAAGCGCGGCTAA
- a CDS encoding MHYT domain-containing protein has translation MVELLNHFFITSDGGVSLIAGSYRWGLVLLSLFVAMFSSTMAMYTVNLARNAERGMPRQIARGIGAISLGGGIWTMHFIGMMAFELCSPVSYSSTVTLLSSIPGLASAWLAMWILSRRDPGQAQIIVAGTLVGVGIGAMHYSGMQAMQFSGVLRYDPYGFGLSIVVAVALAIFSLWLRYGLSRYAGMLSASTRLVISGCVLGLAISCMHYVAMRAARFVGDTQTADNLITINTTFLAFALSTFTVTVTVLVAALTSLMSTRTLNRKLEDGEARLRSIIETAVDGIITIDCRGLVQSFSPSAERLFGWKSAEVVGRNINMLMPEPDKSRHDGYLDNYLRSGDPKVIGTGREIMGRRKDGSLMPMRLAVGRVNLPDGLIFVGFVSDITERHKLEASLRETAERAERAAAAKGTFLANMSHEIRTPMNSIIGFTELLLKGQDLTETQRSHLSIVRNSSRSLLVLLNDILDTTRLEKGGVSLESIDFSFKELVLQVDKSLRLAAQKKNLEFIVDYPEDMPEYFQGDPLRIQQVLTNLLGNAIKFTERGHVRMVMSYEDGMVHARVSDSGIGMSPEHVAKVFSPFTQADASISRRFGGTGLGTTIALQLIELMKGAIDVESTLGVGSVFHARLPLRVGSRPLAGKVDISRFMLPSLNILVADDVPQNLKLATLMLEEVGHRVTTAANGAQAVDRFKEGYFDLVLMDVHMPQVNGLDAARRIRSFESEMPSRSSVPIIALTASVMAEDQRTARAAGMDGFAVKPLDSSQLMTEILRVMRRGRHASVAAAQPGPGPSSVLINWKAGAALWGSESRLADAISRFLDDVRERYPLPDAAQTDVDWNIVQYNLHSIRGAAGNLAMSMVHDLAARLENMVRDGKAEEARLRFAELQELLIAVARELLGHALPFVSETQARPELAPAEFLQALQSLLECLDRSELPDDIAQTVCDTLEKNDPVYAKVLKAAIDSFEFSKAQTLLRQIIAHNTANTQA, from the coding sequence ATGGTCGAACTGCTCAATCATTTTTTCATCACGTCCGATGGCGGCGTTTCCCTGATCGCGGGTTCCTATCGTTGGGGCCTGGTGCTGCTTTCCCTGTTCGTAGCCATGTTTTCCTCGACCATGGCCATGTACACCGTCAACCTTGCGCGCAACGCCGAGCGCGGCATGCCGCGGCAGATCGCGCGAGGCATAGGCGCGATCTCGCTGGGTGGTGGCATCTGGACGATGCATTTCATCGGCATGATGGCCTTCGAGCTGTGTTCGCCGGTCAGCTACAGCAGTACGGTGACGCTGCTCTCCAGCATTCCCGGATTGGCCTCCGCCTGGCTGGCGATGTGGATACTTTCGCGGCGCGATCCCGGACAGGCGCAGATCATTGTGGCCGGCACTTTGGTGGGCGTGGGCATCGGTGCCATGCACTACAGCGGCATGCAGGCCATGCAGTTTTCCGGCGTTCTGCGCTATGACCCCTACGGTTTCGGCCTGTCCATCGTGGTGGCCGTGGCCCTGGCCATTTTCTCTCTGTGGCTGCGTTATGGCCTGTCGCGCTATGCCGGCATGCTCAGCGCGTCGACCCGCCTGGTCATCAGCGGCTGCGTCCTGGGCCTGGCCATTTCATGCATGCACTACGTCGCCATGAGGGCGGCGCGCTTCGTGGGCGACACTCAGACGGCGGACAACCTCATCACGATCAACACAACATTTCTCGCGTTCGCGCTTTCCACGTTCACTGTCACTGTCACCGTACTGGTCGCCGCGCTTACCAGCCTCATGAGCACACGCACGCTGAATCGCAAGCTGGAAGACGGGGAAGCGCGGCTGCGTTCCATCATCGAAACAGCGGTCGACGGCATCATCACGATCGACTGCCGCGGCCTGGTCCAGAGCTTCAGTCCATCGGCCGAACGCCTATTCGGCTGGAAGTCCGCAGAGGTCGTCGGCCGTAACATCAATATGCTGATGCCCGAGCCGGACAAGTCACGTCACGACGGCTATCTTGACAATTATCTGCGCTCGGGCGATCCCAAGGTCATCGGCACCGGCCGCGAGATCATGGGCCGGCGCAAGGACGGCAGCCTCATGCCCATGCGCCTGGCCGTCGGTAGGGTGAACCTGCCGGACGGGCTGATATTCGTCGGCTTTGTGTCGGACATCACCGAGCGGCACAAGCTGGAAGCATCGCTGCGCGAGACCGCCGAGCGCGCCGAGCGTGCCGCTGCGGCCAAAGGGACATTTCTGGCCAATATGAGCCATGAAATCCGCACTCCGATGAACTCCATTATCGGCTTCACCGAACTGCTGCTAAAGGGGCAGGACTTGACCGAGACGCAGCGCAGCCACCTGAGCATCGTCAGGAATTCCTCGCGTTCGCTGCTGGTCCTGCTCAACGACATCCTCGACACCACCCGTCTGGAAAAGGGCGGCGTATCGCTTGAATCCATCGATTTCTCGTTCAAGGAACTTGTCTTGCAGGTCGACAAATCCCTGCGTCTGGCCGCGCAGAAAAAGAACCTGGAATTCATCGTCGATTACCCCGAGGACATGCCCGAGTATTTCCAGGGGGATCCGCTGCGCATACAGCAGGTGCTGACCAATCTCCTGGGCAATGCCATCAAGTTCACCGAGCGTGGCCATGTCCGGATGGTCATGTCCTACGAGGATGGCATGGTGCATGCCCGAGTCAGCGACTCGGGCATCGGCATGTCGCCGGAACACGTGGCCAAGGTTTTTTCGCCGTTCACGCAGGCCGATGCCTCGATCAGCCGGCGCTTCGGCGGCACCGGGCTGGGCACCACGATTGCTTTGCAACTGATCGAATTGATGAAAGGCGCCATCGACGTCGAAAGCACGCTGGGCGTGGGCAGCGTTTTTCATGCGCGCCTGCCGTTGCGCGTGGGCAGCAGGCCCCTGGCGGGAAAAGTTGATATATCACGCTTCATGCTTCCGTCCCTGAACATTCTGGTCGCCGACGACGTCCCGCAGAATCTCAAGCTCGCTACACTCATGCTTGAAGAGGTCGGCCACCGAGTCACGACGGCGGCCAACGGTGCGCAGGCCGTCGATCGGTTCAAGGAGGGATACTTCGATCTGGTGCTGATGGACGTGCACATGCCCCAGGTCAATGGACTGGATGCGGCTCGCCGCATCCGCAGCTTCGAGAGTGAGATGCCCAGCCGCTCGTCGGTGCCCATCATCGCGCTGACCGCCAGCGTCATGGCCGAGGACCAGCGCACGGCGCGCGCGGCCGGCATGGACGGATTTGCCGTCAAGCCCCTGGATTCGAGCCAGCTCATGACCGAAATTCTTCGGGTAATGCGCCGCGGCAGACACGCATCGGTCGCGGCGGCGCAACCCGGACCCGGCCCGTCGTCGGTCCTGATCAACTGGAAGGCCGGGGCTGCGCTATGGGGTAGCGAATCGCGCTTGGCCGATGCTATCAGTCGTTTCCTGGACGACGTGCGCGAGCGCTATCCGCTGCCCGATGCCGCCCAGACCGACGTCGATTGGAATATCGTGCAGTACAACCTGCACAGCATCCGCGGCGCGGCGGGCAACCTGGCCATGTCCATGGTCCATGATCTTGCGGCCAGACTTGAAAACATGGTGCGCGACGGCAAGGCAGAAGAAGCGCGCTTGCGATTCGCCGAACTGCAGGAACTGCTGATCGCGGTTGCGCGCGAATTGCTCGGCCATGCGTTGCCGTTCGTCTCCGAAACTCAGGCCAGACCCGAATTGGCGCCGGCCGAATTCCTACAGGCGCTGCAAAGCCTGCTGGAGTGTCTGGATCGCAGCGAGCTGCCCGATGACATCGCGCAGACCGTGTGCGATACGTTGGAAAAGAACGACCCGGTCTATGCCAAGGTGTTAAAGGCCGCCATTGATTCTTTCGAATTTTCGAAGGCTCAGACCTTGCTGCGGCAGATCATCGCCCACAATACAGCCAATACGCAGGCCTGA
- the msbA gene encoding lipid A export permease/ATP-binding protein MsbA has protein sequence MVAIVCKGRTVQSRLWQHTRRDRTLTSDSSHAPAGAQPVQRTIWKRIYSRVGSQWKALVLAVVTMAGAAATQPTLAIIMKPLLDGGFSGAKPSYVWSLPLAVICLVLLRGLCTFCSGYLLAWTANNVLRDLRRDMFDRLLRLPDHDFKRGDTGLLLNRFTVETTIVVSSATEVITAIVREGLTVIALICVLLYMSWPLTLIILIMLPISVLIAQAFIRRLRRISRETVATNAELTRVVNEGIEGQRVVKLFDGFDMETGRFAKINARLRRFNMRAAIADAALSPIAQMCIAVSVAAIIAVALGQANHGMLTVGGFASFMAALAQIFDPVRRLSRIASKTQRMLVAAENVFELIDQPIENDAGPQVLHQPVRGRIEFRGVTQRFPDAERDTLSQISFVIEPGQTVALVGRSGSGKTTLANMLPRFVLPDSGEILIDGQPISSLTLRDLRSHLSLVSQEVVLFDDSIAANVRYGVMGQADETQVRQALAAANLTEFVDSLPQGIYSPVGEKGSRLSGGQRQRLAIARALIKNAPILILDEATSALDNESERQVQISLERLMQGRSTLVIAHRLSTVQNAHRIIVLDGGRILEQGTHAELLALGGVYASLYNMQFRES, from the coding sequence ATGGTTGCCATTGTATGCAAGGGTCGGACGGTACAATCGCGGCTTTGGCAACATACCCGGAGAGACCGCACTTTGACCTCTGATTCAAGTCATGCGCCTGCAGGCGCGCAACCCGTGCAACGAACGATTTGGAAGCGGATATACAGCCGCGTCGGTTCCCAATGGAAAGCGTTGGTGCTCGCTGTGGTGACTATGGCGGGCGCGGCGGCCACCCAGCCCACGCTCGCCATCATCATGAAGCCCCTGCTCGACGGCGGCTTCTCCGGAGCCAAGCCCTCCTATGTCTGGAGTCTGCCCCTGGCCGTGATCTGTCTGGTGCTGCTGCGCGGCCTGTGCACCTTCTGCAGCGGCTATCTGCTGGCCTGGACGGCCAACAATGTGCTGCGTGACCTGCGCCGCGACATGTTCGATCGCCTGCTGCGCCTGCCCGACCATGACTTCAAGCGCGGCGACACCGGGCTGCTGCTCAACCGCTTTACTGTCGAAACCACCATCGTCGTCAGTTCGGCCACCGAGGTCATCACGGCCATCGTGCGGGAAGGTCTCACGGTGATCGCGCTGATCTGCGTGCTGCTCTACATGTCGTGGCCGCTGACGCTGATCATCCTGATCATGCTGCCGATCTCCGTGTTGATCGCTCAGGCCTTCATCCGGCGCTTGCGCCGGATCAGCCGAGAAACCGTCGCCACCAACGCCGAGCTGACGCGCGTGGTCAACGAAGGCATCGAAGGCCAGCGTGTCGTCAAGCTGTTCGACGGTTTTGACATGGAGACTGGCCGCTTCGCCAAGATCAACGCGCGCCTGCGCCGCTTCAATATGCGGGCGGCCATCGCCGATGCGGCGCTGTCGCCGATTGCCCAGATGTGCATTGCCGTCTCGGTTGCCGCCATCATCGCTGTCGCGCTGGGCCAGGCCAACCACGGCATGCTCACGGTTGGCGGCTTCGCCTCGTTCATGGCGGCTTTGGCGCAGATATTCGACCCGGTGCGGCGCCTGAGCCGCATCGCTTCCAAGACCCAGCGCATGCTGGTGGCCGCCGAGAACGTCTTCGAACTCATAGACCAACCGATAGAGAACGATGCCGGCCCGCAGGTCCTGCATCAGCCCGTGCGCGGCCGGATCGAATTTCGCGGCGTCACGCAGCGCTTTCCCGATGCCGAGCGCGACACTCTCAGCCAGATTTCCTTCGTCATCGAGCCGGGCCAGACGGTCGCGCTGGTGGGGCGTTCTGGCAGCGGCAAGACCACGCTGGCTAATATGCTGCCGCGTTTCGTGCTGCCGGACTCCGGCGAGATCCTGATCGACGGTCAGCCGATTTCCAGTCTTACGTTGCGCGACTTGCGCTCGCATCTTTCCCTGGTTAGTCAGGAAGTGGTGTTGTTCGACGACAGCATTGCCGCCAATGTGAGGTACGGCGTCATGGGACAGGCCGACGAAACCCAGGTGCGTCAAGCCCTGGCGGCGGCCAACCTGACCGAATTCGTGGACAGTCTGCCACAGGGCATCTATTCCCCGGTGGGCGAAAAAGGCTCTCGCCTGTCGGGCGGTCAGCGCCAGCGCCTGGCCATTGCGCGGGCACTCATTAAGAACGCCCCCATTCTCATTCTGGACGAGGCCACCTCGGCGCTGGACAACGAATCCGAGCGCCAGGTGCAAATCTCGCTCGAGCGCCTGATGCAGGGCCGCTCCACCCTGGTCATCGCACACCGCCTGTCCACGGTGCAAAACGCCCACCGCATCATCGTTCTGGACGGTGGACGCATTCTCGAACAGGGTACGCACGCCGAGCTGCTTGCTCTCGGTGGGGTCTACGCGTCCCTCTACAACATGCAATTTCGCGAGAGCTGA
- the rng gene encoding ribonuclease G encodes MTEDILINVTPFETRVAIVAQGSVQELHVERSIQRGHVGNIYLGRVVRVLPGMQSAFIDVGLERAAFIHIADLRENRTERNLGHTATPIEKLLFEGQTLMVQVIKDPLGTKGARLSTQISIAGRMLVHLPHDPHIGISQKIESEAERTQLRARLQALIPAQEKGGFIVRTQAEGATDEEISADLDYLRKLWVSVQDAARSNPVPTLLHQDLTLAQRVLRDMVDPHTGTIQVDSRTTTADLQEWAGRYTPSVADRIRHYSGERPLFDTANVDEEIARALSRRVDLKSGGYLIIDQTEALTTVDVNTGGFVGGRNFDDTIFKTNLEAAQAIARQLRLRNLGGIVILDFIDMEDAGHRDTVLAELKKALSRDRTRMTVNGFTQLGLVEMTRKRTRDSLAHQLCEPCPMCQARGNVRTARTICYEILREILRESRQFNPKEFRILASQEVVDLFLEEESQHLAMLGDFVGKQVSLEVEAGYSQEQYDIVLS; translated from the coding sequence ATGACCGAAGACATACTGATCAACGTCACGCCTTTCGAAACACGCGTCGCCATCGTCGCCCAGGGTTCCGTGCAGGAGCTGCATGTCGAGCGCAGCATCCAGCGCGGGCACGTGGGCAATATCTACTTGGGCCGGGTGGTGCGGGTACTGCCAGGCATGCAAAGCGCCTTCATCGACGTGGGTCTTGAGCGCGCCGCGTTTATCCATATCGCCGATTTGCGCGAAAACCGCACCGAGCGCAACCTGGGCCATACCGCGACCCCGATCGAAAAGCTGCTTTTCGAAGGCCAGACCCTGATGGTGCAAGTCATCAAGGATCCGCTAGGCACCAAGGGCGCCAGGTTGTCCACTCAGATCAGCATTGCCGGCCGAATGCTGGTGCATCTGCCGCATGACCCGCATATCGGCATTTCACAGAAGATCGAGTCGGAAGCGGAGCGCACGCAACTGCGCGCGCGGCTACAGGCCCTGATTCCCGCGCAGGAGAAAGGCGGTTTCATCGTGCGCACCCAGGCAGAAGGCGCCACTGACGAGGAAATATCGGCCGACCTGGATTATTTGCGCAAGCTCTGGGTCAGCGTGCAGGATGCAGCGCGCAGCAACCCCGTACCCACGCTGTTGCACCAAGACCTGACACTGGCCCAGCGTGTACTGCGCGATATGGTCGATCCCCATACCGGGACCATACAGGTGGATTCACGCACCACCACCGCGGACCTGCAGGAATGGGCTGGACGCTATACCCCTTCGGTAGCCGATCGCATACGGCACTACAGCGGCGAGCGTCCGCTGTTCGATACCGCCAATGTCGACGAGGAGATTGCACGGGCGCTCTCGCGCCGCGTCGACCTGAAATCCGGCGGCTATTTGATCATCGACCAGACCGAAGCCCTGACGACGGTAGACGTGAATACAGGCGGCTTCGTCGGCGGCCGTAATTTCGACGACACTATATTCAAGACCAACCTGGAGGCGGCGCAGGCAATCGCGCGGCAACTGCGGCTGCGCAATCTGGGAGGCATCGTCATTCTGGATTTCATCGACATGGAAGACGCCGGCCATCGGGACACCGTGCTGGCGGAACTGAAGAAAGCCCTGTCGCGCGACCGCACCAGGATGACGGTAAACGGCTTTACCCAACTGGGCCTGGTGGAGATGACCCGCAAGCGCACCCGCGACTCGCTGGCCCACCAGTTGTGCGAACCCTGCCCCATGTGCCAGGCGCGAGGCAATGTGCGCACCGCGCGCACGATCTGCTATGAGATCCTTCGCGAGATCCTGCGCGAAAGCAGGCAGTTCAATCCCAAGGAGTTCCGCATCCTGGCCTCGCAGGAAGTGGTCGATCTCTTCCTGGAAGAGGAAAGCCAGCACTTGGCGATGCTGGGCGACTTCGTCGGCAAGCAGGTATCGCTGGAAGTGGAAGCCGGTTATTCACAAGAACAATACGATATTGTTCTGAGTTGA
- a CDS encoding DUF3309 family protein, translated as MLGTILIIVLLLVLIGAIPSWPHSRSWGYMPSGMVGVLLVVVIVLILVGRI; from the coding sequence ATGCTTGGAACCATACTCATCATTGTTCTATTGCTTGTGCTGATCGGAGCCATACCCAGTTGGCCGCATAGCCGATCGTGGGGTTATATGCCCAGCGGTATGGTTGGCGTACTGCTTGTGGTTGTCATCGTGTTGATACTGGTCGGGAGAATCTGA